CGTCACTTGTCACGGGTCACTTGCCACGCGTCACCCGTCACCTGTCACGGGTTACTTATCAACCGCAGTCATCAGCGATTCGACGCCGCGATTTGCGAGGTCGTCGGCGTGCTCGTTGCCTTCATCGCCGGCGTGGCCTTCCACCCAAATCCATTCGATGTCATGTCTGCCGGCCAGTTCGTCCAACTGCTTCCACAGGTCTTCGTTTTTTACGGGCTTTTTATCCGCGGTGCGCCAGCCGCGTTTTTTCCAGTCGTGTATCCACTCGCTGATACCTTGCTGCACATAACGGGAGTCGGTATGCAATTTCACTTTGCAGCGGCGTTTGAGCGCGGACAAGGCCTTGATTACCGCAGTCAATTCCATGCGGTTATTGGTGGTCAGCTTTTCGCCGCCGAAAAGCTCGCACGTGCTGCCGGAATACCTG
This genomic window from Burkholderiales bacterium contains:
- the rnhA gene encoding ribonuclease HI; translation: MVEIYTDGACKGNPGVGGWGALLRYSGSTCELFGGEKLTTNNRMELTAVIKALSALKRRCKVKLHTDSRYVQQGISEWIHDWKKRGWRTADKKPVKNEDLWKQLDELAGRHDIEWIWVEGHAGDEGNEHADDLANRGVESLMTAVDK